From the Hyphomicrobium sp. ghe19 genome, one window contains:
- a CDS encoding calcium-binding protein has protein sequence MTFISGATNSTALSILQNMNAAKGTASNPTANAAISILGPLETTSKASKQAAEKVVAILNEQGGTIDLSRYGSAKASVTAGDHATITTGDGIASIYAQNFATIYTGNNNDEISTYANATVHAGGGNDVVQAYSHATVDAGDGDDWVYVYDHSVVDGGAGNDVIRTYDYSTVDGGDGDDFVVTLGNSAINGGAGNDTLVVSSRRSADDSTFDNAVVDGGEGDDYIQVNGNSTVTGGTGNDTIRLIGDGNTVIFNKGDGHDTIGVGRGYANAKDSATINIKGYSADDVTVNRDADKVTVSFKGSDDAITVQVKYNASAKLAFEDGSTIDVTPAKFATLKSMDASADALFGDIKPILA, from the coding sequence ATGACGTTCATTTCCGGCGCCACCAATTCGACCGCCCTCTCCATTCTTCAAAACATGAATGCCGCGAAGGGGACGGCCTCGAACCCGACGGCCAACGCGGCAATTTCCATCCTCGGTCCGCTGGAGACGACAAGCAAGGCCAGCAAGCAGGCGGCTGAGAAGGTCGTCGCCATTCTCAACGAACAAGGCGGCACGATCGATCTTTCCAGATACGGCTCCGCGAAGGCCTCGGTCACCGCTGGAGATCATGCCACCATCACCACAGGTGATGGCATTGCTTCTATTTATGCGCAGAATTTTGCAACGATCTACACGGGGAACAACAACGACGAGATTTCGACGTATGCCAACGCGACCGTCCATGCCGGGGGCGGCAACGATGTCGTGCAGGCGTATAGTCATGCCACGGTGGATGCCGGTGACGGGGATGACTGGGTGTACGTCTACGACCACTCCGTCGTTGATGGCGGTGCCGGTAATGACGTAATCCGCACGTACGACTATTCGACCGTCGACGGCGGTGACGGGGATGATTTCGTGGTTACGCTTGGCAACTCCGCGATCAACGGCGGCGCTGGCAACGATACTCTTGTCGTCAGCAGCCGGCGCAGCGCGGACGATTCGACCTTTGACAACGCGGTCGTCGATGGTGGGGAGGGCGACGATTACATCCAGGTCAACGGCAACTCCACCGTGACCGGCGGCACCGGCAATGACACGATCCGGCTGATCGGGGACGGCAATACCGTCATTTTCAACAAAGGCGATGGACACGACACGATCGGAGTTGGCCGGGGCTACGCCAATGCCAAGGACAGCGCCACGATCAATATCAAAGGCTACAGCGCCGACGACGTTACGGTGAACCGAGATGCGGACAAGGTCACCGTTTCGTTCAAGGGGTCTGATGACGCGATAACGGTGCAGGTCAAATATAACGCCTCCGCGAAGTTGGCCTTCGAGGACGGCTCCACCATCGATGTAACACCCGCGAAATTCGCCACGCTGAAATCAATGGATGCCAGCGCCGATGCCCTTTTCGGAGATATTAAACCTATTCTTGCATAA
- a CDS encoding nucleoside deaminase, giving the protein MRKFVCEELHDPDRRSFLKAAAATGATLAAGFSTQAANATAAGNPKFMEEATRLAIESVEKGWGGPFGAVIVKDGEIIGRGQNRVLHTGIPVFHAEVTAIMDASARLNPKALLGTDYGAGTILEMIPREAGSPDPVEHRARMLKGCEIYINGAPCPMCMSAIYWSRIDHVYFAASLKDTSAIGFDDAFQYEDFAKPWSQRRIMVTENFERETGLKAYKAWTDKKDRHPY; this is encoded by the coding sequence ATGCGAAAATTCGTTTGCGAGGAGCTGCACGACCCGGACCGCCGCTCGTTCCTCAAGGCGGCGGCGGCGACGGGAGCTACACTTGCAGCGGGTTTTTCGACGCAAGCCGCGAATGCAACGGCGGCCGGTAATCCGAAATTCATGGAGGAAGCGACTCGGCTTGCTATCGAGTCGGTGGAGAAAGGGTGGGGTGGTCCATTCGGCGCCGTGATCGTCAAAGACGGAGAGATCATCGGGCGCGGCCAGAACCGCGTGCTGCACACGGGCATTCCTGTCTTTCACGCTGAGGTCACGGCAATCATGGACGCGTCCGCACGTCTCAACCCGAAGGCGCTGCTCGGCACGGATTATGGGGCCGGCACGATCCTCGAAATGATTCCGCGTGAAGCGGGTTCGCCCGATCCGGTGGAGCATCGCGCACGCATGTTGAAAGGGTGCGAAATCTACATCAACGGCGCGCCGTGCCCGATGTGCATGAGCGCGATCTATTGGTCGCGCATCGACCACGTTTATTTCGCCGCCAGCCTGAAGGACACGAGTGCGATCGGATTCGACGATGCCTTCCAGTATGAGGATTTCGCCAAGCCGTGGTCGCAACGCCGGATCATGGTAACGGAAAACTTCGAACGGGAAACCGGCCTGAAGGCGTACAAGGCCTGGACCGATAAGAAGGACCGGCATCCCTACTGA